The Rhopalosiphum maidis isolate BTI-1 chromosome 1, ASM367621v3, whole genome shotgun sequence genome has a segment encoding these proteins:
- the LOC113549956 gene encoding inhibitor of growth protein 5-like, translated as MNITATSKTPLVGVIHPTNATNSVANDKVETGPLNGALDNAGVAHSPEELDMPVDSNEQTYCLCKQVSYGKMIACDNSCCPIKRFHFGCVNVTTKPKGKWFCPKCKTNKMKK; from the exons ATGAATATTACAGCAACTAGCAAAACACCTTTAGTCGGTGTTATTCATCCAACAAATGCTACCAATAGTGTAGCCAATGATAAAGTAGAGACTGGTCCCCTGAATGGTGCATTAGACAATGCTGGGGTTGCACATTCGCCTGAAGAATTAGACATGCCTGTCGATTCAAATGAACAAACATACTGTTTATGCAAACAAGTTTCTTATGGTAAAATGATAGCCTGCGATAACTCATGT tgccCAATTAAACGGTTCCATTTTGGATGTGTTAACGTAACTACCAAGCCCAAAGGAAAATGGTTCTGTCCgaaatgtaaaacaaacaaaatgaaaaaataa
- the LOC113549958 gene encoding uncharacterized protein LOC113549958, whose translation MASAQSSDDSMESLESIPVELEEKFTLVQHIENIAHEKVRNADKLKDEFLSGKNNLSEEEISEYLISTLYFLDDVMECIDDQAKLVVQAFDEVSENMRQLTLGKARLEENIYNRASGAKNIEEGVQQIDGIWNKPSTSREEKTTPYKISERK comes from the exons atggctTCAGCGCAATCCTCGGATGACAGTATGGAGT CGTTGGAGAGTATTCCTGTCGAGTTAGAAGAAAAATTCACTTTGGTTCAACACATCGAAAATATAGCTCACGAAAAAGTGCGTAATGCTGACAAATTAAAGGACGAATTTCTGTCaggaaaaaataacttatcgGAAGAAGAAATATCTGAATATTTAATCTCAACACTATATTTTCTTGACGATGTAATGGAATGCATTGATGACCAAGCTAAACTGGTTGTTCAAGCTTTTGATGAG GTCAGTGAAAATATGAGGCAATTGACTTTAGGTAAAGCAAGGTTAgaagaaaacatttataacagaGCAAGTGGcgcaaaaaatattgaagaagGCGTACAACAAA TCGATGGAATTTGGAACAAGCCGAGCACATCAAGGGAAGAAAAAACAACTCCTTACAAAATAtctgaaagaaaataa
- the LOC113560661 gene encoding inhibitor of growth protein 5-like: MNITTTSKTPLVGVIHPTNATNSVANDKVETGPLNGALDNAGVAHSPEELDMPVDSNEQTYCLCKQVSYGKMIACDNSCCPIEWFHFGCVKVTTEPKGKWFCPKCKTNKMKK, translated from the exons atgaatattacaaCAACTAGCAAAACACCTTTAGTCGGTGTTATTCATCCAACAAATGCTACCAATAGTGTAGCCAATGATAAAGTAGAGACTGGTCCCCTGAATGGTGCATTAGACAATGCTGGGGTTGCACATTCGCCTGAAGAATTAGACATGCCTGTCGATTCAAATGAACAAACATACTGTTTATGCAAACAAGTTTCTTATGGTAAAATGATAGCCTGCGATAACTCATGT tgtccAATTGAATGGTTCCATTTTGGATGTGTTAAAGTAACTACCGAGCCCAAAGGAAAATGGTTCTGTCCgaaatgtaaaacaaacaaaatgaaaaaataa
- the LOC113550495 gene encoding chromatin modification-related protein YNG2-like, whose amino-acid sequence MYRTRNYESEMAVNKGIAPEPTINLKVHGQNNYFVQFRMKIHTPMKKLMKAYCEGAALDIATLRFQFDGQSFSGEDTPFSLELEDGDIIEVFQHRAGVDGIWNKPSTSREEKTTPYKISEKKIIQKEVAKMNITTTSKTPLVGVIHPTNATNSVANDKVETGPLNGALDNAGVAHSPEELDMPVDSNEQTYCLCKQVSYGKMIACDNSCCPIEWFHFGCVKVTTEPKGKWFCPKCKTNKMKK is encoded by the exons ATGTACAGAACACGAAATTACGAATCAGAAATGGCCGTAAACAAAGGA attgccCCTGAACCTACCATTAATCTTAAAGTTCAtggacaaaataattattttgtccaATTCAGGATGAAGATACATACTCCTATGAAAAAGCTCATGAAAGCTTATTGTGAAGGAGCT gcTTTAGATATTGCAACATTAAGATTCCAATTTGACGGACAATCATTTTCTGGCGAAGATACTCCATTTTCTTTAGAACTTGAGGACGGTGATATTATTGAAGTCTTCCAACACCGGGCTGGtg TCGATGGAATTTGGAACAAGCCGAGCACATCAAGGGAAGAAAAAACAACTCCTTACAAAATATctgaaaagaaaataattcaaaaag AAGTtgcaaaaatgaatattacaaCAACTAGCAAAACACCTTTAGTCGGTGTTATTCATCCAACAAATGCTACCAATAGTGTAGCCAATGATAAAGTAGAGACTGGTCCCCTGAATGGTGCATTAGACAATGCTGGGGTTGCACATTCGCCTGAAGAATTAGACATGCCTGTCGATTCAAATGAACAAACATACTGTTTATGCAAACAAGTTTCTTATGGTAAAATGATAGCCTGCGATAACTCATGT tgtccAATTGAATGGTTCCATTTTGGATGTGTTAAAGTAACTACCGAGCCCAAAGGAAAATGGTTCTGTCCgaaatgtaaaacaaacaaaatgaaaaaataa